The Campylobacter concisus DNA segment TTTTTACCTCAAAGCCTTTTGCTTCAGCCTTTGCCCAGCTTTTGCCACCTTTTGAAAGGCCAATCACAACGCTTACACCGTTATCTCTTAAATTTTCAGCATGTGCATGACCTTGTGAACCAAAGCCGATGATTGCTACTTTTTTACTTTGAATAAGGCTTAAATCGCAGTCTTTATCATAATAAACATTTATAGCCATTGTTACTCCTATTATTAAAATTTGGCAAAATTATAACTTTAGCCAGCAAAAATTCGGCTGAAATATGCAGAAACTCTTTTTAAGTTTTATGATAATTTATTTTGATAAAATACGCTGAAATTTCAAAAAAAGAGATAACTCAATGAATGAATCAGTTTTTAAAAAAATCAAAGCACTTCCACCATTAGATGACACAGTTATACAAATTCAACGCTTACATGCGGACGAAAATAGCTCAATAAGTGATCTTACAAAAGTGGTCGAAAAGGATCCGATGCTAACAGCAAATATCTTGCGTTCAGCAAACTCTCCACTTTATGGGTTTTCTCAAGAGATCACAACCATCGCAAGAGCTATTTCTCTTTTTGGTATGGCTACTATTCGAGGTTTTGCGCTTTCAAGTACGATTAAAAAGAGCTTTTCTATAAATTTAGAGCCTTATGGCATTACTACACAAGATTTTTTAAATATCTCGATAATACAAAATGCACTGATGTACAATTGGCATTCTAAAGTTAATCCTAAAAGCCTAGAAATTCTCTCTCCAGCTTCATTTATGCTTGAGATTGGCAAGATAGTTCTTGCTCATGAATTAGCCGAAAATAAGCAAGACGTCGAATTTAGGGAAAAACTTAAAAATATATCTAGTCCAATCGATCTTGCCCTATTTGAAACAGAAATTTTAGATATGTCAAATGAAGAAGTTACAGCTAAAATTTTTGAACAATGGAACCTTGAGACAGAGCTTAGCAGCTCAATACTCTATTCAAACAATCCAGAAGAGGCACCAGATCATATAAAAGATTACGCAAAAGCCCTAAAAGTGATAAAAACGGCTGTAAATATCTTTAATCAACTTGATGATATAAGCATACAAAATACCCTACCTCTTCTTGACGAATACGGCTTTGGACATGATACGTTTTTAATGGCTGTTGCTAAAGTCAAAGATAATTTGTGAAAGAATTTCTAACCTCACTACTAGTTGGCATCAAGGAAAAAGAAGTTTCAAACGAAGATAAAGAGATTTTACGAAATCTCTTAAATCTTGGTGCCGTAAGCTCTCATAAAGATAAATTTTATCTAAACAATGGCTACGTCTGTGGCAAGCTAGACATCAGCCAAAACGCAACTGGCTTTATCTTGCCGTTTGATAAACGCTTCAAGCAAGACATCATTGTTGAAAATAAAAATTTAAACAATTCACACCTTGGCGATATAGTGTTAGCAAAGCTTTTGCCGCTTAAAAAAAAGCGCCAAAGCGCTAAAATAGTAATGAGCCTAAAGCTTGCCAATGAGACAAGCGTGGTCTACACAAAACGCTTTGGAGTAGCTATCTTAGGTGTAAATTTAAAAACCGGACTAAGCACAACCCTAAAGGCGACACAAAAAAGTCTAAAGATGCTCCCACTTGGGACGCTATTAAAGATAAATAACCTAAACAACGAGATAGTCGAGGTTTTAGGAAATTTAGAAGATCCGCTAAGCGATGAGAAAATTTCGCTTGCCATTTATAATAAAAATGATAAATTTAGCGAGGCTTGTGAGCTTGAGGCAAAGGCATTTGGCGATGAAGTTGATGCTAGCATGTATCCAAACAGGGTTGATCTAAGAAATTTAGAGTTTTGCACGATCGACCCAGTCGATGCCAAAGACTTTGACGATGCCATATATTTTGATGAGAAAAAGCGCGAAATTTACGTAGCGATCGCTGATGTAAGCGAGTACGTGACTGCATATAGCGCCATTGATAGTGAGGCTAAAAAAAGAGGCTTTTCTATCTACTTTCCGCACATTTCAGTACCGATGTTGCCGCGCGCGCTAAGTGAAAATATATGCTCGCTAAAGCCAGACGTGCCACGCCTTGCATTTTGTTTTAAAATTTCACTTGATGCAAACAACGAGGTAAAAAAAGAGGAGCTTTTTGAAGCGATTATCCTTTCAAAAAGGCGCTTTAACTACGATGAGATCGATGAAATTTTAGAAGGCAAAAGAGAGTGTGAAATTTCATGGGTCAAGCCACTTTTTAAACTCACCACAAAGCTTCGCAAAAAAAGGCTTTTGCACGCATTTGACTTCAGGACAAAAGAGCTTAGAATGAGCCTTGACGATGAGGGTCAAATTTTACAAACTAGATTTGAAAGTGACTCCGACTCCCATAGACTTGTTGAGGACTGCATGCTTTTAGCAAACAAAGCCGCCGCAAAGCTCATTACAAAAGGTGTTTTTAGAAACCACGCATCGCCTGATTTTAAAAAGATAGATACCTTGCTTGAGGACCTGCAGCTTCTGGGGCTTGACTTTACTTATGAAAACGATCTTGCAAATTTAATAAGAAAGATACAGCTAAAAGCCGATGAACTGGGCAACCGTGAAGAGATAGATAAGCTCATCATCAAGTCTCAAAAAAAGGCTGAATACTCAAGTGAAAATTTAGGCCACTTTGGGCTTGGATTTGATAGATATACACACTTTACAAGTCCTATTAGACGCTATTCTGACCTTATTTTACACAGGCTTTTAAAGGCTAAAATTTCAAAAGATGAGAAACTTTACAACTTCTTGCTTTTAAACATCCAAAGCACCTGCGCAAATTTAAGCGAGCTTGAAAGAGAAGCCGACAAAGTAGCCTACGACTTTATGGATAGAAAATTTGCACGCTGGGCAGCAGCAAACATCGGCAAAGAGGTGCGTTGCTACGTGAGCGAAAACCAAAATGTCTTGGTTGCCAAGCTTGATGATCATTTTGTTGGAGCTAGGATTTTTATAGCAGGATACAGCGCAAATTTACTTCAAAAGCTCGTTGTAAAGATCACAGAGGCTGATATTGCAAGCACTAAAATTTTTGCAAAAGTGGTAAGAAAGATCGATGTATAGAAAAGATTTGGAGCTAAATTTAGCAAATGCAAATTTAAGCAACTACTTCTTACTTTTTGGGGCGGACGAGTTTCAGATCGAGCTCTTTGGCAAAGAAATTTTGAGCTTTTACTCAAGCGAAGATGCGAATTTATTAAGCCTTTATTTTGATGAGTATAACTACGCGCAAGCAAGCTCTCATCTAAGCGAGCAGTCACTTTTTGGCGGTAAAAATATCCTTTATGTAAAAAGCGACAAAAAAATCCCAGCAAAAGAGCTAAAAGAGCTCATCTCGCTTTGCTCAAAAAGCCAAGATAATTACTTTTTATTTGAACTTTATGAATCCGATATGAAACTAGTTTTTGATATACAAAAGACTTTTGGGACAAATTTTGCGAGATTTTTTAAGCCATCAACTCCAGATGAAGCGATAAATTTACTAGCTAAAAGCTCAGCTAAAATAGGCCTAAACATAACCAAAAATGCACTTTATGAGCTTTATTTTACACATAATGAAAATTTATACCTTGCAGCAAGCGAGCTAACAAAGCTAAAGAGCCTAAACGCTCACATCGAACAAGACGATGTCAAAAGGCTGGTTTTTGGACTTGGCGGGATAAATTTTGATGATTTTTTTAACAAATTTATGGCTCTAAAGGATATAAAAAATGACTTTTTTACCTACTTAGAAGATCCAAATTTTAATGAAATTTTACTTCTAAACTCACTTTACAAAGCATT contains these protein-coding regions:
- a CDS encoding HDOD domain-containing protein, whose protein sequence is MNESVFKKIKALPPLDDTVIQIQRLHADENSSISDLTKVVEKDPMLTANILRSANSPLYGFSQEITTIARAISLFGMATIRGFALSSTIKKSFSINLEPYGITTQDFLNISIIQNALMYNWHSKVNPKSLEILSPASFMLEIGKIVLAHELAENKQDVEFREKLKNISSPIDLALFETEILDMSNEEVTAKIFEQWNLETELSSSILYSNNPEEAPDHIKDYAKALKVIKTAVNIFNQLDDISIQNTLPLLDEYGFGHDTFLMAVAKVKDNL
- a CDS encoding RNB domain-containing ribonuclease — encoded protein: MKEFLTSLLVGIKEKEVSNEDKEILRNLLNLGAVSSHKDKFYLNNGYVCGKLDISQNATGFILPFDKRFKQDIIVENKNLNNSHLGDIVLAKLLPLKKKRQSAKIVMSLKLANETSVVYTKRFGVAILGVNLKTGLSTTLKATQKSLKMLPLGTLLKINNLNNEIVEVLGNLEDPLSDEKISLAIYNKNDKFSEACELEAKAFGDEVDASMYPNRVDLRNLEFCTIDPVDAKDFDDAIYFDEKKREIYVAIADVSEYVTAYSAIDSEAKKRGFSIYFPHISVPMLPRALSENICSLKPDVPRLAFCFKISLDANNEVKKEELFEAIILSKRRFNYDEIDEILEGKRECEISWVKPLFKLTTKLRKKRLLHAFDFRTKELRMSLDDEGQILQTRFESDSDSHRLVEDCMLLANKAAAKLITKGVFRNHASPDFKKIDTLLEDLQLLGLDFTYENDLANLIRKIQLKADELGNREEIDKLIIKSQKKAEYSSENLGHFGLGFDRYTHFTSPIRRYSDLILHRLLKAKISKDEKLYNFLLLNIQSTCANLSELEREADKVAYDFMDRKFARWAAANIGKEVRCYVSENQNVLVAKLDDHFVGARIFIAGYSANLLQKLVVKITEADIASTKIFAKVVRKIDV
- the holA gene encoding DNA polymerase III subunit delta; amino-acid sequence: MYRKDLELNLANANLSNYFLLFGADEFQIELFGKEILSFYSSEDANLLSLYFDEYNYAQASSHLSEQSLFGGKNILYVKSDKKIPAKELKELISLCSKSQDNYFLFELYESDMKLVFDIQKTFGTNFARFFKPSTPDEAINLLAKSSAKIGLNITKNALYELYFTHNENLYLAASELTKLKSLNAHIEQDDVKRLVFGLGGINFDDFFNKFMALKDIKNDFFTYLEDPNFNEILLLNSLYKAFFRLFKIYSYIKINGRLNLDEAIGYQPPVNVANLLKANSLKLSLNAYLEIFKTLNLAELELKTNTKMDKEIFVLSTILNLQHLISTANIK